In a genomic window of Roseiflexus castenholzii DSM 13941:
- the der gene encoding ribosome biogenesis GTPase Der, with protein sequence MKPIVALVGRPNVGKSTLFNRLIGERRAIVEDIPGTTRDRLYGDTEWNGRVFTVVDTAGLLLDEDDLTPGTPQLEIARRVREQAELAIAESDAIIFIVDSREGLTAADAAVAEVLRRTDKPVVLAANKADNHERAMNAVEFYALNLGEPIPMSAYHGIGVGDVLDRVTEALPVVEMEEDETAVKIAIVGRPNVGKSSLLNRLIGQERSVVSDIPGTTRDSIDTPIEIGGVRALLIDTAGIRRRGKIDRGLERYSVMRALRAIERADVALLLIDATEGVTAQDTHIAGMILESLKGVAILVNKWDLVVKDAYTFDQFSRHVREAFKFMSYAPLLFISAKTGQRVDKVLPLALDIARNRQRRIPTSELNTLLRRAVYEHPPTAVHKGAHLRLYYATQPQVAPPVFLFFANQAEQVHWGYARYLENRIREQYDFTGTPIKIVFRTRAKREERGNLSASRTRAVPAIRVHRAASPDERVEIWDQDDFDDEAEVYWTNE encoded by the coding sequence ATGAAACCGATTGTTGCGCTCGTCGGACGCCCGAACGTCGGCAAATCGACCCTGTTCAACCGATTGATCGGCGAACGCCGCGCCATTGTGGAGGATATTCCCGGCACCACGCGCGACCGGCTCTATGGTGATACGGAGTGGAATGGTCGCGTGTTTACCGTCGTCGATACCGCCGGTCTGCTTCTCGACGAAGACGATCTGACGCCGGGCACCCCGCAACTGGAGATTGCGCGCCGGGTGCGCGAACAGGCGGAACTGGCAATCGCCGAATCTGATGCGATTATCTTCATAGTTGACAGTCGTGAAGGATTGACCGCAGCCGATGCCGCTGTCGCCGAGGTGCTGCGCCGCACCGACAAGCCGGTTGTGCTTGCCGCCAATAAAGCCGACAACCACGAACGGGCAATGAATGCGGTTGAGTTCTATGCATTGAACCTGGGCGAACCCATTCCGATGAGCGCCTACCACGGCATTGGCGTCGGTGATGTGCTTGACCGGGTGACCGAGGCGTTGCCTGTGGTTGAAATGGAAGAGGATGAGACGGCGGTCAAGATTGCGATTGTGGGACGCCCGAATGTCGGGAAATCGTCGCTGCTCAACCGCCTGATCGGACAGGAACGCAGCGTCGTGAGCGATATTCCCGGCACCACGCGCGACAGCATCGACACGCCAATCGAGATCGGTGGCGTCCGGGCATTGCTGATCGATACCGCCGGCATCCGACGGCGCGGCAAGATTGATCGTGGTCTGGAGCGATATAGCGTGATGCGCGCGCTACGCGCCATCGAACGCGCTGATGTTGCGCTGCTGCTCATCGATGCGACCGAAGGCGTCACAGCGCAGGATACGCATATTGCCGGCATGATCCTCGAGTCGCTGAAAGGCGTGGCTATTCTGGTCAATAAATGGGACCTGGTTGTGAAGGACGCCTATACCTTCGACCAGTTCAGCCGCCACGTCCGCGAGGCATTCAAGTTCATGTCATACGCGCCGCTGCTCTTTATTTCGGCGAAGACCGGTCAGCGCGTCGATAAGGTGTTGCCGCTGGCGCTGGATATTGCGCGAAACCGGCAGCGCCGCATTCCAACGTCCGAACTCAACACGCTGCTTCGGCGCGCCGTGTATGAACATCCGCCAACAGCAGTCCACAAAGGTGCGCATCTTCGGCTCTACTATGCAACCCAGCCACAGGTTGCGCCGCCGGTCTTTTTGTTTTTCGCCAATCAGGCGGAGCAGGTGCACTGGGGGTATGCGCGCTATCTGGAAAATCGCATCCGCGAGCAATACGATTTCACCGGTACGCCGATCAAGATCGTGTTCCGTACACGCGCGAAGCGCGAGGAACGCGGCAACCTATCGGCGTCCCGCACACGCGCCGTCCCTGCAATCCGCGTCCATCGCGCTGCGTCGCCCGACGAGCGCGTCGAAATCTGGGATCAGGACGATTTCGATGATGAAGCCGAAGTTTACTGGACGAACGAGTAG
- a CDS encoding HD domain-containing phosphohydrolase, with the protein MDHDLTIHRVLNVIQRATQTASQTHLTALLDRTLDLFVEEAHAEAGTLYLYDPEHDALVFHVVKGDAASQRLLGMRIPASRGVAGAALRAREPIFVHNVAEDPRWDRSIGELASLQLRTMYCLPLIIDDRPVGVVQVFNLPADAIDADEELILLRILGNVMVNVIDKTRLLDETHRRERRQRALADIAARLTTTLDRQQLLTLIMDYARDLLNCEATSVWEIDDEDEPNPVLRSHVATGSRGEKVTGVTVPFGQGIIGHVVATGAIIRLDDVRNDARHYQGVDQQSGFETRSILCVPLHAPSIELGAERGRVEARIIGGAQALNKIGGPFTDDDVALFEAFANLAATVLQLSRLYADTQNLLLGMIKALVEAVDARDRNNQRHSRRVSDFSVAIAEELGLSDEQIFHVRLGSLLHDIGKIGVPDAILDKPGRLTDEELVEMRSHTTKGYEIMSQEELKRLLRVELPALLQHHERLDGNGYPHGISGDRISWIARIVAVADVFDALTSTRPYKEPWSAERAIAYLTERKGVEFDAACVEALARARAKGHPLVKTQVERAMERG; encoded by the coding sequence GTGGATCACGACCTGACGATACACCGCGTCTTGAATGTGATTCAGCGCGCCACCCAAACGGCTTCACAAACTCACCTGACTGCGCTGCTCGACCGCACCCTCGATCTGTTTGTTGAAGAAGCGCATGCCGAAGCCGGAACGCTCTATCTGTACGACCCGGAACATGATGCGCTCGTCTTTCACGTTGTCAAGGGTGACGCGGCGAGCCAGCGATTGCTTGGCATGCGCATTCCGGCGAGCCGTGGGGTAGCGGGCGCTGCGCTGCGTGCGCGTGAGCCGATCTTCGTCCACAATGTTGCCGAAGACCCGCGTTGGGACCGGAGCATCGGCGAACTGGCATCACTCCAGTTGCGCACCATGTACTGCCTGCCGTTGATCATCGATGATCGACCGGTTGGTGTGGTGCAGGTCTTCAATCTGCCCGCTGACGCAATCGATGCCGATGAAGAACTGATACTGCTCCGCATCCTGGGCAATGTGATGGTGAATGTCATCGACAAGACGCGCCTGCTCGATGAGACCCATCGCCGTGAACGGCGGCAGCGCGCGCTGGCGGATATTGCCGCGCGCTTGACAACGACGCTGGATCGTCAACAGTTATTGACCCTGATCATGGACTATGCCCGTGACCTGCTCAACTGCGAGGCGACGTCGGTATGGGAAATCGACGATGAAGACGAGCCGAACCCGGTGCTGCGCTCTCATGTCGCCACCGGATCGCGCGGCGAAAAAGTCACCGGCGTCACGGTGCCGTTTGGGCAGGGGATCATCGGGCATGTCGTTGCGACCGGCGCAATCATCCGGTTGGACGATGTGCGCAACGACGCGCGTCATTACCAGGGGGTCGATCAGCAGAGCGGCTTTGAGACGCGCTCGATCCTCTGTGTGCCGCTCCACGCGCCGAGCATCGAACTCGGCGCGGAGCGTGGTCGTGTCGAAGCGCGCATCATCGGCGGCGCCCAGGCGCTCAACAAAATCGGCGGTCCGTTCACCGATGATGACGTCGCCTTGTTCGAGGCGTTTGCCAACCTTGCGGCGACGGTGTTGCAACTCTCGCGTCTGTATGCCGATACGCAAAACCTGCTGCTCGGCATGATCAAGGCGCTCGTCGAAGCTGTGGATGCGCGTGACCGCAACAATCAGCGCCACTCGCGCCGTGTCTCCGATTTTTCGGTTGCTATCGCGGAAGAATTGGGGTTGTCCGATGAGCAAATCTTCCATGTGCGCCTTGGCAGCCTGCTCCACGACATCGGGAAGATTGGCGTGCCGGACGCGATCCTCGACAAGCCGGGGCGCCTGACCGACGAAGAATTGGTCGAGATGCGCAGCCACACGACAAAGGGCTATGAGATCATGAGCCAGGAGGAACTCAAGCGTCTGCTGCGCGTCGAATTGCCGGCGCTCTTGCAGCACCACGAACGGCTCGACGGTAACGGCTATCCACACGGCATCTCCGGCGACCGGATTTCCTGGATTGCGCGGATTGTTGCCGTCGCCGATGTGTTCGATGCGCTGACCAGCACTCGACCGTACAAGGAACCCTGGAGTGCAGAGCGCGCGATTGCGTATCTTACAGAACGCAAGGGGGTCGAGTTCGATGCCGCCTGCGTCGAGGCGCTTGCGCGCGCGCGCGCAAAGGGGCATCCGCTGGTCAAAACGCAGGTCGAGCGTGCTATGGAAAGGGGGTGA